The following are encoded together in the Brassica napus cultivar Da-Ae chromosome A9, Da-Ae, whole genome shotgun sequence genome:
- the LOC106419975 gene encoding glutelin type-D 1 produces MELDLTPKLPKQVYGGDGGSYFAWCPEELPMLKEGNIGAAKLALKQYGFAVPRYSDSPKVAYVLQGSGTAGIVLPEKEEKVIAIKKGDSIALPFGVVTWWFNSEEADLEILFLGETHKAHKAGQFTDFYLTGSNGIFTGFSTEFVGRAWDLDEITVKTLVGSQTGKGIVKLDADFKMPQPKVEDRDGFVINCLEAPLDVDIKDGGRVVVLNTKNLPLVGEVGFGADLVQIDGHSMCSPGFSCDSALQVTYIVAGSGRVQVVGADGKRVLETHITAGSLFIVPRFFVVSKIADPEGMSWFSIVTTPDPIFTHLAGRTSVWKALSPEVLQAAFKVDPEVEQLFRSKRTSDAIFFPPSN; encoded by the exons ATGGAGTTGGATCTTACACCAAAGTTGCCGAAGCAAGTGTACGGAGGAGATGGCGGATCTTACTTTGCATGGTGCCCTGAAGAGTTGCCGATGCTTAAAGAGGGTAACATTGGAGCCGCAAAGCTTGCTCTTAAGCAGTATGGCTTCGCTGTTCCTCGTTACTCCGATTCCCCTAAGGTTGCCTATGTTCTTCAAG GATCTGGAACGGCTGGAATTGTCCTTCCTGAGAAGGAGGAGAAGGTGATCGCCATCAAGAAAGGTGACTCTATTGCTCTCCCCTTTGGTGTGGTCACATGGTGGTTCAACAGTGAGGAAGCTGATCTTGAAATCCTCTTCCTCGGTGAAACCCACAAGGCACACAAAGCAGGACAGTTCACCGACTTCTACCTCACCGGCTCAAACGGAATCTTCACCGGTTTCTCCACTGAGTTCGTAGGCAGAGCTTGGGATTTGGACGAGATCACAGTGAAGACACTTGTCGGTTCTCAAACCGGCAAAGGCATTGTGAAGCTCGATGCAGATTTCAAGATGCCACAACCCAAGGTAGAGGACCGTGATGGGTTTGTGATTAACTGTTTGGAGGCTCCTCTTGATGTTGACATCAAGGACGGTGGGAGAGTTGTTGTCTTGAACACCAAGAACCTTCCTCTTGTTGGGGAGGTTGGGTTTGGAGCTGATCTTGTTCAGATTGATGGACATTCCATGTGTTCGCCTGGTTTCTCTTGTGACTCGGCGCTTCAGGTGACTTACATTGTTGCTGGGAGTGGAAGAGTTCAAGTGGTTGGTGCTGATGGGAAAAGAGTTCTTGAGACTCATATCACTGCTGGTTCTCTCTTCATTGTTCCTAGGTTCTTTGTGGTTTCAAAGATTGCTGATCCTGAAGGCATGTCTTGGTTCTCCATTGTGACTACTCCTGA TCCAATTTTCACACACTTGGCTGGGAGGACATCTGTGTGGAAGGCTTTGTCTCCAGAGGTTTTACAGGCTGCGTTTAAGGTTGATCCAGAGGTGGAGCAGTTGTTCCGCTCAAAGAGGACTTCGGATGCAATTTTCTTCCCTCCTTCCAACTGA
- the LOC106419981 gene encoding calcium-transporting ATPase 4, endoplasmic reticulum-type: MGKGGEDKQSNGSEPLKLDTFPAWGKDVRECEEHFGVSVERGLSSSEVLTRHQIYGLNELEKPEGTSLLKLILEQFNDTLVRILLAAAVVSFVLAFVDGDEGGEMGITAFVEPLVIFLILIVNAIVGIWQETNAEKALEALKEIQSQQATVTRDGVKVSCLPAKELVPGDVVELRVGDKVPADMRVVGLVSSTLRVEQGSLTGESEAVSKTTKPVEENADIQGKKCMVFAGTTVVNGNCVCLVTHTGMSTEIGRVHSQIQEAAQHEEDTPLKKKLNEFGEALTMIIGLICALVWLINVKYFLSWEYVDGWPRNFKFSFEKCTYYFEIAVALAVAAIPEGLPAVITTCLALGTRKMAQKNALVRKLPSVETLGCTTVICSDKTGTLTTNQMAVSKLVAMGSRVGTLRSFNVEGTSFDPRDGKIEDWPVGRMDKNLQMIAKIAAICNDADVEKSENQFVARGMPTEAALKVLVEKMGFPEGANKASSLADGNVLGCCRLWSELEQRIATLEFDRDRKSMGVMVDSSSGTKLLLVKGAVENVLERSTHIQLLDGSTQELDQYSRDLILQSLHDMSMSALRCLGFAYSDVPSDFATYDGSEDHPAHQQLLNPSNYSSIESNLTFVGFVGLRDPPRKEVRQAIADCRTAGIRVMVITGDNKSTAEAICREIGVFEADEDISSRSLTGKEFMDVKDQKNHLRQSGGLLFSRAEPKHKQEIVRLLKEDGEVVAMTGDGVNDAPALKLADIGVAMGISGTEVAKEASDMVLADDNFSTIVAAVGEGRSIYNNMKAFIRYMISSNIGEVASIFLTAALGIPEGMIPVQLLWVNLVTDGPPATALGFNPPDKDIMKKPPRRSDDSLITAWILFRYLVIGMYVGVATVGVFIIWYTHSSFMGIDLSQDGHSLVSYSQLAHWGQCSSWEGFKVSPFTAGSQTFSFESSPCEYFHQGKIKASTLSLSVLVAIEMFNSLNALSEDGSLVTMPPWVNPWLLLAMAVSFGLHFVILYVPFLAQVFGIVPLSLNEWLLVLAVSLPVILIDEVLKFVGRLTSGYRYSPRTPSAKQKTE; this comes from the exons ATGGGGAAAGGCGGTGAAGATAAGCAATCTAACGGCTCAGAACCGTTAAAGCTCGATACTTTCCCCGCTTGGGGCAAAGACGTTAGAGAATGCGAAGAGCACTTCGGCGTTAGCGTTGAGAGAGGGTTAAGTAGCAGCGAGGTGTTAACACGTCATCAGATCTACGGTTTGAACGAGTTAGAGAAGCCTGAGGGAACATCGCTTTTGAAGCTGATTCTGGAGCAGTTTAATGATACTTTGGTTCGTATTCTCTTGGCCGCTGCTGTTGTTTCGTTTGTGTTGGCCTTTGTTGATGGTGATGAAGGCGGGGAGATGGGGATCACTGCTTTTGTTGAGCCGCTTGTGATCTTCTTGATCTTGATTGTGAATGCCATTGTTGGGATCTGGCAAGAGACTAATGCTGAGAAGGCCTTGGAGGCTTTGAAGGAGATTCAGTCTCAGCAAGCGACTGTGACGCGTGATGGGGTTAAAGTGTCTTGCTTGCCTGCTAAGGAGCTTGTTCCTGGCGACGTTGTGGAGCTCAGGGTGGGTGATAAGGTGCCTGCGGATATGCGTGTTGTGGGTTTGGTTAGTTCGACGCTGAGAGTTGAGCAGGGGTCTTTGACGGGAGAGAGCGAGGCGGTTAGTAAGACTACAAAGCCTGTGGAGGAGAATGCAGATATTCAGGGGAAGAAATGTATGGTGTTTGCAGGGACGACGGTTGTTAACGGGAACTGTGTTTGTTTGGTTACTCACACTGGGATGAGTACCGAGATCGGGAGGGTGCATTCACAGATTCAAGAAGCTGCGCAGCACGAGGAAGACACTCCTCTCAAGAAGAAGCTCAACGAGTTCGGAGAGGCGCTGACGATGATCATTGGTTTAATCTGCGCGTTGGTTTGGCTCATTAACGTGAAATACTTTCTCTCCTGGGAGTATGTTGATGGCTGGCCGAGAAACTTTAAGTTCTCATTTGAGAAGTGCACGTACTACTTCGAGATTGCTGTTGCGTTAGCTGTTGCTGCCATTCcagaaggtcttccagctgttATTACGACATGTTTGGCTCTTGGGACACGGAAGATGGCTCAGAAGAACGCTCTGGTTAGGAAGTTGCCTAGTGTGGAGACACTTGGCTGCACAACTGTGATATGCTCTGATAAAACTGGAACTTTGACGACTAATCAGATGGCTGTTTCGAAGCTTGTTGCTATGGGTTCTAGAGTTGGGACTCTTCGGTCTTTTAATGTTGAGGGGACTTCTTTTGATCCACGAGATGGGAAGATTGAAGATTGGCCTGTGGGTAGGATGGATAAAAATCTTCAGATGATTGCCAAAATTGCTGCTATTTGTAATGATGCTGATGTTGAGAAATCTGAGAATCAGTTTGTTGCTAGGGGCATGCCTACTGAGGCAGCTTTGAAG GTTTTAGTTGAGAAAATGGGATTCCCTGAAGGAGCTAATAAAGCTTCATCTTTGGCTGATGGCAATGTCTTAG GTTGTTGTCGGTTATGGAGTGAACTAGAGCAACGGATTGCCACTCTTGAGTTCGACCGAGACAGGAAATCAATGGGAGTTATGGTGGATTCCAGCTCAGGAACGAAACTGTTACTGGTCAAG GGTGCTGTTGAGAATGTATTGGAAAGGAGTACGCATATTCAGTTACTTGATGGTTCAACTCAAGAGCTTGACCAGTACTCAAGGGACCTTATTCTACAAAGCCTACATGATATGTCCATGAGTGCATTAAGGTGTCTCGGATTCGCCTACTCTGATGTTCCATCAGACTTCGCTACTTATGATGGCAGCGAAGACCATCCTGCTCACCAGCAACTCCTCAACCCATCCAATTATTCTTCTATTGAGTCCAATCTAACATTTGTTGGCTTTGTTGGTCTAAGG GATCCTCCGAGGAAAGAGGTGCGTCAAGCCATTGCAGACTGCAGAACAGCAGGTATCCGAGTCATGGTCATAACTGGAGACAACAAGAGCACCGCGGAAGCAATCTGTCGTGAGATTGGAGTGTTTGAGGCAGATGAAGATATCTCCTCGAGAAGCTTGACTGGGAAAGAGTTTATGGATGTTAAAGATCAGAAGAATCATCTGAGGCAAAGTGGAGGGCTCTTGTTCTCTAGAGCTGAACCAAAGCACAAGCAAGAGATTGTTAGGTTGCTCAAAGAAGATGGAGAAGTGGTTGCCATGACTGGAGATGGAGTCAATGATGCTCCTGCACTTAAGTTGGCTGATATAGGTGTGGCTATGGGTATCTCTGGCACAGAG GTAGCAAAGGAGGCATCAGACATGGTGTTAGCAGATGATAACTTCAGCACTATTGTGGCAGCTGTTGGTGAAGGCAGGTCCATCTATAACAACATGAAGGCTTTCATCAG GTACATGATCTCTTCCAACATTGGTGAGGTTGCATCGATATTCTTGACAGCTGCACTTGGAATCCCAGAAGGCATGATTCCAGTTCAGCTTCTGTGGGTGAATCTCGTAACAGACGGTCCTCCAGCTACGGCTTTGGGATTCAATCCCCCTGACAAGGATATCATGAAGAAGCCTCCTCGCAGAAGCGATGACTCGCTTATCACAGCCTGGATCCTCTTCCGCTATCTG GTGATTGGTATGTACGTGGGAGTAGCGACGGTGGGAGTATTCATAATATGGTACACACACAGCAGCTTCATGGGCATAGACCTGAGCCAAGACGGTCACAGCCTTGTGAGCTACTCACAGCTAGCTCACTGGGGGCAGTGCTCATCATGGGAAGGCTTCAAAGTTTCTCCATTCACAGCCGGCTCTCAGACATTCTCCTTCGAGTCAAGCCCGTGCGAGTACTTCCACCAGGGGAAGATCAAAGCGTCCACGCTCTCCCTCTCGGTGTTGGTGGCGATTGAGATGTTCAACTCACTGAACGCGCTCTCGGAGGACGGGAGCCTAGTGACGATGCCGCCGTGGGTGAACCCGTGGCTGCTCTTGGCGATGGCGGTGTCGTTTGGGCTGCATTTTGTGATACTGTACGTGCCCTTCTTGGCGCAGGTGTTTGGGATAGTGCCGCTGAGTTTGAACGAGTGGCTGCTGGTGTTGGCTGTGTCGCTTCCTGTGATTCTGATAGATGAAGTTCTCAAGTTTGTAGGGAGGTTGACCAGTGGATACCGTTACTCACCTCGCACTCCCTCTGCCAAGCAAAAGACGGAGTAg